GACGGCGTGGCGGCCTGCCCGGCTCCGTGTTCGGTGCTGATGGCCTTACCGCTCATGCCTTGCCGTTGATCAGTGCGGCGTCGATGGCGTAGGGCGTGAGCTTGTACTTGGCGAGCATCTGTTTGTACGTGCCGTCCTGGATCAGCGACTTCAGCGCGGCCTGCAGGGCCAGCGTCAGGTCATGGTCCTTCTTGAGCACGCCGATGCCCGTGTTGACCGGCGCGTACCCGCCGGGGTGCTGGCTGTCGTGGACGACCTCGAAGAGCTTGCCGCTGCCGGCCGTGACCGCGGCGTACTCCGCCGGAGCCGCGTCGAGCACGTCCGCGGTGGCCTTGCTCGCACGTACGGCGAGCTGCGCGTCGGTCTCGGCCGGCACTTCGACGAGCTTCATCGCCGGCTTGCCGACCCCGGGGCACTTGCGGGACTCGGTCTTCATCAGGTCCGACTGGACCGTCGCCTTGGCGACGGCGACCGACTTGCCGCACAGGTCGAGCACCGTGCCGACGTGGTCGGGGTTGCCCTTCTTGACGAGAATGGCCATGCCGGCGTGGAAGTAGTCGACGAAGTCGAGCGTCTTCTGACGCTCGGCGGTGTCGTTCATCCCGTTGATGATGATGTTGTGCTTGCCCGACTGCAGCGACGGGATGATGGTGTCGAAGTCCTGGTTCTCGAAGCGGAAGCCGATGCCGAGCTTGCCTCCGATCGCCTGCCCCAGGTCGTAGTCGAAGCCGGTGAACTTCCCGCTCTCGGTCAGCATCTCCATGGGCGCGTAGACGCCGCTGGCGACGTTGACTCCGCCCTTGAAGCGCGCCGGGACCATCGCGGCGAGGGCGCTGTCCTTGGCGACGGCCACCTGGCTCTGCTTTGGCTGCGTCGAATCCTCGGTGTTGCTGCATGCCGACAGCGAGGCGCTCAACGCGGCGACGGCCATTGTGGCCGTTACGAAACGCGCTCGAAACATAGCGGGCTCCATTCGGGGGTTAATTGTCCGTTGGCCATTCGATGGCCGACCGGGGCGGGGGCGGGACCAGGCGGTTCCATATTTCGCGCAGGCCGAGATCGTACTGAAGATCATGATCTCGTGTGCACCGCCGGTCTTTTGCCGAAAGGACGAAGATAGGGCCAACGCCCGCCTTCTGGGCAAAAAATGTCAACTCTTGGTTGGTGCGATACAGGACATTCCA
Above is a genomic segment from Actinoallomurus bryophytorum containing:
- a CDS encoding ABC transporter substrate-binding protein; the protein is MSASLSACSNTEDSTQPKQSQVAVAKDSALAAMVPARFKGGVNVASGVYAPMEMLTESGKFTGFDYDLGQAIGGKLGIGFRFENQDFDTIIPSLQSGKHNIIINGMNDTAERQKTLDFVDYFHAGMAILVKKGNPDHVGTVLDLCGKSVAVAKATVQSDLMKTESRKCPGVGKPAMKLVEVPAETDAQLAVRASKATADVLDAAPAEYAAVTAGSGKLFEVVHDSQHPGGYAPVNTGIGVLKKDHDLTLALQAALKSLIQDGTYKQMLAKYKLTPYAIDAALINGKA